In a genomic window of Bradyrhizobium sp. LLZ17:
- a CDS encoding LysR family transcriptional regulator, whose product MKQNFTVRHGALDGVEAFLSVAQHRSFRRAAAELGVTPSAISQAIRAIEARVGAALFIRTTRSVGLTEAGERFLARARPAFEELIAASGAARELGQRPAGLLRLTVPRSVVPILLEPLVASFCQAFPEIEVELAATEEMVDLAAGGFDAGIRMGQFITPDMVAVRLTKPLPLAIVGSPAYLSRRGRPERPDDLRQHACLRLRRSSGALAPWSLNDNGRSIEIAVSGPFIAYDFPTMLGAAVEGMGLAQVPAPLATGAVTEGKLVRVLEQFAPMTPGVFLYYPGNRQIMPKLRAFIDHVKGRSSATT is encoded by the coding sequence ATGAAGCAGAACTTCACAGTCAGGCACGGTGCGCTGGACGGCGTGGAGGCGTTCCTCAGTGTCGCCCAGCACCGCAGCTTCCGCCGCGCGGCCGCTGAACTCGGGGTAACGCCCTCGGCCATCAGTCAGGCGATACGCGCGATCGAGGCGCGCGTCGGCGCGGCGCTGTTCATCCGCACGACCCGCAGCGTCGGTCTGACCGAAGCCGGCGAAAGATTCCTGGCGCGCGCAAGGCCTGCGTTCGAAGAACTGATCGCGGCAAGCGGGGCGGCGCGTGAGCTCGGACAACGGCCGGCCGGTCTCCTGCGTCTCACCGTACCGCGTTCGGTCGTGCCGATCCTGCTCGAGCCGCTGGTCGCATCGTTCTGCCAGGCGTTTCCGGAGATCGAAGTGGAGCTTGCCGCAACCGAAGAAATGGTCGACCTCGCAGCCGGAGGGTTTGATGCCGGCATCAGGATGGGCCAGTTCATCACGCCAGACATGGTCGCGGTGCGGCTGACCAAGCCGCTACCTCTCGCCATCGTCGGCAGCCCGGCCTACCTCAGCCGCCGCGGCCGGCCCGAGCGCCCGGACGATCTGCGTCAGCACGCGTGCTTGAGATTGCGACGATCGAGCGGTGCGCTCGCACCATGGTCGCTCAACGACAACGGTCGTTCGATCGAGATTGCAGTTTCGGGACCTTTCATCGCCTACGACTTTCCCACGATGCTCGGGGCCGCGGTCGAAGGCATGGGTCTTGCGCAAGTGCCGGCACCGCTGGCCACGGGCGCCGTCACGGAAGGAAAGCTCGTCCGCGTGCTGGAGCAATTCGCGCCGATGACACCGGGTGTGTTCCTGTACTATCCCGGCAATCGACAAATCATGCCGAAGCTGCGCGCCTTTATCGACCATGTGAAGGGCCGATCAAGCGCCACGACTTGA
- a CDS encoding fumarylacetoacetate hydrolase family protein gives MRWLKFTASGETSWGIVEGDQVIAVHGDPFGEWRRTSRVLPLSQVKIELPLIPRTFYCVGLNYLKHLKEAADKRGEVPAVPERPEIGYRAQNALIAHDEEVVIPSFATEKIHYEGELVVVIGRKVKHLTAADAMACVFGYTIGNDVSERSWQKADRSLWRSKNVDTFKPMGPWIETDADLEKMETIVRVNGKETNRFHTNDMIFGVVPFLVELTKYFTLWPGDVIWMGTDGASPDIKHDDVVEIEITGIGTLRNRFVREG, from the coding sequence ATGCGCTGGCTGAAATTCACGGCGTCGGGCGAGACCTCCTGGGGCATCGTCGAAGGCGACCAGGTGATCGCGGTCCATGGCGACCCCTTTGGCGAATGGCGGCGCACCTCGCGCGTGCTTCCCTTGTCGCAGGTGAAGATCGAGCTACCGCTGATCCCGCGCACCTTCTACTGTGTCGGGCTGAACTATCTGAAGCATCTGAAGGAGGCCGCCGACAAGCGCGGCGAGGTGCCTGCCGTGCCCGAGAGGCCCGAAATCGGTTATCGCGCGCAGAACGCGCTGATCGCACATGACGAGGAGGTCGTGATCCCGTCATTTGCGACGGAGAAGATCCACTACGAGGGCGAGCTCGTCGTTGTCATCGGCAGGAAGGTCAAGCACCTGACCGCGGCCGACGCCATGGCGTGCGTGTTCGGCTACACCATCGGCAACGATGTCAGCGAGCGCAGCTGGCAGAAGGCCGATCGCAGCCTGTGGCGCTCGAAGAATGTCGACACGTTCAAGCCGATGGGGCCGTGGATCGAGACGGATGCCGATCTCGAAAAGATGGAGACCATCGTCCGGGTCAACGGCAAGGAGACCAACCGCTTCCACACCAACGACATGATCTTCGGCGTGGTGCCGTTCCTGGTCGAGCTGACCAAGTACTTTACGCTATGGCCCGGTGACGTGATCTGGATGGGCACGGACGGCGCCTCGCCCGACATCAAGCACGACGATGTCGTGGAGATCGAGATCACCGGTATCGGCACGCTGCGGAACAGGTTCGTGCGGGAGGGCTAG
- a CDS encoding LLM class flavin-dependent oxidoreductase encodes MNRQMVLVGFLQAQNCTNLPSSWRHPDSRADSMSADYYQEIARILEAGKFHMAFFDDRLAMPDRYGNDHAHTVEYGIRCVKMDPLIVLTAMGLVTDKLGLGATCSTTYYEPFDVARRFATLDLMSGGRAGWNVVTSLNDGEALNMGRDSHPEHDSRYDRADEFMEVVLGHWDTWEDGALIMDKQSGRFADPSKVKRLDHSGAAFKSRGPFTVPRSDQGHPVIIQAGASGRGQRFAGRWGEVIFTAARNLAAAKEGYAAVRNEAAKAGRDPEAMFLCNLTTPVCAATKTEAEDKMALINKLPLQIDALSLLAEALNYDFASKDLDEPLTTEELKSMQGILGIRDGVLKNSGKSNPSARDFVTFSGRGQVQDAMVGGPKEIADKFEQMFVERGCDGFVIAATHVPGSYADFVQHIVPELQRRGLFQKDYRGKTLRENLGLMRPAAGAWKLQPRDAAE; translated from the coding sequence ATGAATCGGCAGATGGTCCTGGTCGGCTTCCTTCAGGCGCAGAATTGCACGAATTTGCCGAGCTCCTGGCGGCATCCCGACTCGCGCGCCGATTCGATGTCTGCGGATTACTATCAGGAGATCGCCAGGATCCTCGAAGCTGGCAAATTCCACATGGCCTTCTTCGACGACCGCCTGGCGATGCCGGACCGGTACGGCAACGACCACGCTCACACCGTCGAATACGGCATCCGTTGCGTGAAGATGGATCCGCTGATCGTGCTGACGGCGATGGGCCTCGTCACCGACAAGCTCGGACTGGGAGCGACCTGCTCGACCACTTACTACGAGCCGTTCGACGTCGCCCGGCGCTTTGCCACGCTCGACCTGATGTCGGGCGGGCGTGCGGGCTGGAACGTCGTCACGTCGCTGAACGACGGCGAGGCGCTCAACATGGGCCGCGACTCTCATCCCGAACACGACTCCCGCTATGATCGCGCCGACGAGTTCATGGAGGTCGTGCTCGGCCATTGGGACACCTGGGAAGACGGCGCGTTGATCATGGACAAGCAAAGCGGCCGCTTTGCCGATCCGTCCAAGGTGAAGCGGCTCGATCACAGCGGAGCGGCGTTCAAGTCGCGCGGACCGTTCACCGTGCCGCGCTCGGACCAGGGCCATCCCGTGATCATCCAGGCCGGCGCGTCCGGCCGTGGCCAGCGCTTCGCAGGACGCTGGGGCGAGGTGATCTTTACCGCCGCGCGCAATCTTGCCGCGGCGAAGGAGGGCTATGCCGCCGTGCGCAACGAAGCCGCGAAAGCCGGCCGCGATCCGGAAGCGATGTTCCTCTGCAATCTGACGACGCCGGTCTGCGCCGCGACCAAGACGGAAGCCGAAGACAAGATGGCGCTGATCAACAAGCTGCCGCTCCAGATCGACGCGCTGTCGCTGCTTGCGGAAGCCCTCAACTACGATTTCGCCTCAAAAGATCTCGACGAGCCGCTGACGACGGAAGAGCTGAAGAGCATGCAGGGCATCTTGGGTATCCGCGACGGCGTGCTGAAGAATTCGGGCAAGAGCAATCCGAGCGCCCGCGACTTCGTCACCTTCTCCGGCCGCGGCCAGGTCCAGGATGCGATGGTCGGCGGGCCCAAGGAGATCGCGGACAAATTCGAGCAGATGTTCGTCGAGCGCGGCTGCGACGGCTTCGTCATCGCCGCGACCCATGTGCCCGGCTCCTATGCCGATTTCGTCCAGCATATCGTGCCGGAATTGCAGCGCCGCGGCCTGTTCCAGAAGGATTATCGCGGCAAGACGCTGCGCGAGAATCTTGGGCTGATGCGGCCGGCTGCCGGCGCCTGGAAACTGCAACCGCGCGATGCCGCGGAATAG
- a CDS encoding Ldh family oxidoreductase, translating into MPIVNAERLTRIGAALLGAAGASEEEADAVAVGCVNANLAGHDSHGIIAVPVYIDRIKAGHIVPGAKWTIVQESPTTTVIDGQWGFGFHVNAKAMALTIEKAKTANVAACTVFRQSHVGRLAAYPLMAMREGMIGIATADSGRSPKHVAPFGGKEARLGTNPISIAVPSDLEAPFYLDMATSAVAAGKIQLAVARGEEIPAGWIIDADGRHTTDPTQYRKGGALLPLGGSEGYKGSGLATMVEVLCGLLTGLGFGVEPTGRHNDGCFMAVFNVAAFRPLKEFKREVAEFARYLKSTPPSEGSKGVFYPGEIEGLREQQRLRDGIEIEDATWDKLRGLAREYRLETILDLG; encoded by the coding sequence ATGCCGATCGTCAACGCCGAACGCCTGACGCGCATTGGCGCGGCGCTGCTCGGGGCTGCGGGGGCCTCCGAGGAAGAAGCCGACGCGGTCGCCGTCGGCTGCGTCAACGCCAATCTCGCCGGCCACGACTCCCACGGCATCATCGCGGTTCCCGTCTATATCGATCGCATCAAGGCCGGACATATCGTTCCCGGCGCCAAATGGACCATCGTGCAGGAATCCCCGACCACGACCGTGATCGACGGCCAATGGGGTTTCGGCTTCCACGTCAACGCCAAGGCGATGGCGCTGACGATCGAAAAGGCGAAGACGGCGAACGTGGCTGCCTGCACCGTATTCCGGCAAAGCCATGTCGGCCGGCTCGCCGCCTATCCGCTGATGGCGATGCGCGAGGGCATGATCGGGATTGCGACGGCGGATTCCGGCCGCTCGCCGAAGCACGTCGCGCCGTTCGGCGGCAAGGAGGCGCGGCTCGGGACCAACCCGATCTCGATCGCGGTGCCGTCCGATCTCGAGGCCCCCTTCTATCTGGACATGGCGACCTCGGCGGTCGCGGCCGGCAAGATCCAGCTCGCGGTCGCGCGCGGCGAGGAGATTCCGGCCGGATGGATCATCGATGCCGACGGACGCCACACCACCGACCCGACCCAATATCGCAAGGGCGGCGCGCTGCTGCCGCTCGGCGGCAGCGAGGGCTACAAGGGCAGCGGCCTGGCCACAATGGTCGAGGTGCTCTGCGGCCTGCTCACCGGTCTCGGGTTCGGCGTCGAGCCGACCGGCCGGCACAATGACGGATGCTTCATGGCGGTGTTCAACGTCGCCGCGTTCCGCCCGCTGAAAGAGTTCAAGCGCGAGGTCGCGGAGTTCGCGCGCTATCTGAAATCGACGCCGCCGTCCGAGGGCAGCAAGGGCGTGTTCTATCCCGGCGAGATCGAGGGCCTGCGCGAGCAGCAGCGGCTGCGCGATGGCATCGAGATCGAGGATGCGACCTGGGACAAGCTGCGCGGATTGGCGCGTGAATACAGGCTGGAAACAATTCTCGATCTGGGTTGA
- the galE gene encoding UDP-glucose 4-epimerase GalE, translating into MTDQPTVLVTGGAGYIGSHACRALAAAGYRPIVYDNLSTGHRSFVAGELVTGDLLDGAALARAFADHKVTAVMHFAAASLVGESMIDPQKYYVNNVQGTLSLLQAMRNAGCHRIVFSSTGAVYGNADSKELPEDFPCAPINPYGASKWMIERMLADYRTAYGFGAFCLRYFNASGADPAGGIGELRDNETHLIPRAMMALQGHVDFAVFGDDYDTPDGTAIRDYIHVTDLAAAHIAALKLLEQGQAGGSFNLGTGTGFSVREILTAIRQETGREVPHTIKPRRAGDPTYLVADPSAARKVLKFVPRHSDLATVIRTAWAWHQKAHPRRPH; encoded by the coding sequence ATGACCGATCAGCCGACCGTCCTCGTCACAGGAGGCGCGGGCTATATTGGCTCGCATGCCTGCCGCGCCCTGGCCGCTGCCGGCTACCGGCCCATCGTCTATGACAATCTGTCGACAGGTCATCGCAGCTTCGTTGCCGGAGAGCTTGTGACAGGCGATCTGCTCGACGGCGCGGCGCTGGCGCGCGCATTCGCGGACCACAAGGTCACGGCGGTGATGCATTTCGCGGCCGCAAGCCTCGTCGGCGAGTCCATGATCGACCCGCAGAAATATTACGTCAACAATGTGCAGGGCACCTTGTCGCTGTTGCAGGCGATGCGCAACGCCGGATGCCACCGGATCGTGTTCTCCTCGACCGGCGCGGTCTATGGCAACGCCGATTCCAAGGAACTGCCGGAGGATTTTCCCTGCGCACCGATCAACCCCTACGGCGCATCGAAGTGGATGATCGAGCGCATGCTCGCCGATTACCGCACGGCCTATGGCTTCGGCGCGTTCTGCCTGCGCTATTTCAACGCCAGCGGTGCCGATCCGGCCGGCGGCATCGGCGAGCTGCGTGACAACGAAACGCATCTCATTCCGCGCGCCATGATGGCGCTGCAGGGCCATGTCGATTTCGCCGTGTTCGGCGACGACTACGACACGCCCGACGGCACCGCGATCCGCGACTATATCCACGTCACCGACCTCGCCGCGGCGCATATCGCCGCGCTGAAGCTGTTGGAACAGGGACAAGCCGGCGGCAGCTTCAATCTCGGCACCGGCACCGGTTTTTCGGTGCGCGAGATCCTGACAGCCATCCGGCAGGAGACCGGACGCGAGGTGCCGCATACCATCAAGCCACGTCGCGCCGGCGATCCGACCTATCTCGTCGCCGACCCCTCCGCCGCGCGAAAGGTGCTGAAGTTCGTGCCGCGCCATTCCGACCTGGCCACCGTGATCCGCACCGCCTGGGCCTGGCACCAGAAGGCACATCCGCGAAGGCCGCATTAG
- a CDS encoding WecB/TagA/CpsF family glycosyltransferase, whose amino-acid sequence MLERRVNLEGRAATAEVPRITVGGLRMAALDLEATADFMIEATDPRHRISRPLFLTSANGEVLARCATEPQTERLFRAADLINADGQPLVAASKLQSWFPLPERVATTDLFHIVARKAEAAGRSFYMLGASEEENAAAVRKIQNLYPKLKIVGFSHGYLRGDALRAKVEEINALAPDYLWVALGVPSEQAFVEEFTPLLTNVGVIKTSGGLFNFLSGSRSRAPRWMQKMALEWAWRTWLEPRRLFWRYLTTNPRAIYLLFRRNKPFNR is encoded by the coding sequence ATGCTTGAGCGCCGCGTCAATCTTGAAGGACGGGCCGCGACCGCCGAGGTGCCACGGATCACCGTCGGCGGACTTCGCATGGCGGCGCTCGACCTCGAAGCTACCGCTGATTTCATGATCGAGGCCACCGACCCGCGTCATCGCATCAGCCGGCCGCTGTTCCTGACGTCCGCCAATGGCGAGGTGCTGGCACGCTGCGCGACCGAGCCGCAGACCGAGCGCCTGTTCCGCGCCGCCGATCTGATCAACGCCGACGGCCAGCCGCTGGTGGCGGCCTCGAAACTGCAATCCTGGTTTCCGCTGCCGGAACGCGTCGCGACCACGGACTTGTTCCATATTGTGGCGCGCAAGGCAGAAGCCGCCGGCCGCAGCTTCTACATGCTCGGTGCCAGCGAGGAAGAGAACGCGGCGGCTGTCAGGAAAATCCAGAACCTGTATCCGAAACTCAAGATCGTCGGATTCAGCCACGGCTATCTACGTGGCGACGCGCTCCGCGCCAAAGTGGAAGAGATCAATGCGCTGGCGCCAGACTATCTCTGGGTTGCGCTCGGTGTTCCTTCCGAGCAGGCGTTCGTCGAGGAATTCACGCCGCTTCTGACCAATGTCGGCGTCATCAAAACATCCGGCGGTCTGTTCAATTTTTTGTCGGGCAGCCGATCGCGCGCGCCGCGATGGATGCAGAAAATGGCGCTGGAATGGGCCTGGCGCACCTGGCTCGAGCCGCGCCGCCTGTTTTGGCGCTATTTGACCACCAACCCCCGCGCGATCTATCTTCTCTTCCGCCGCAACAAGCCCTTCAATCGCTGA
- a CDS encoding glycosyltransferase family 2 protein, whose translation MTLIPIDLSASRISDAVRDPNREIAASSRVIDLSVGIVVCIPCFRRPDHLRLTLDSLVGQRTPRSFAVVMVENDAAGRASAPVAAEYLAAGKLQGICLVEKRQGNCQAINAAFETAQALFPAATRFLMIDDDEIASLDWLELMVRTAEATGADVVGGPVLPVFDDDSQPWLAHHPAFCPAYDYTGAVPQIYGCGNCLITRAAFERLGSPAFDLRFNLLGGGDCDFFYRGRNAGLTFHWTAEAVITETVPQNRTSLGWIAKRSLRIGVINYRAQSKAAQGAGARARVFAQTLGRLPLSLVRSARLLTSSKAIVAMHPMLVAVGSALAAFGYDPKPYEASKIVS comes from the coding sequence ATGACGCTGATCCCGATCGATTTGTCCGCCAGCCGGATCTCGGATGCCGTGCGCGATCCCAACCGGGAGATCGCCGCGAGCTCGCGCGTCATTGATCTCTCGGTCGGCATCGTCGTCTGCATTCCCTGCTTCCGCCGCCCCGACCATCTGCGGCTGACGCTGGATTCGCTGGTCGGTCAGCGGACTCCGCGCTCTTTCGCCGTGGTCATGGTCGAGAACGATGCGGCAGGGCGCGCGAGTGCGCCGGTCGCTGCCGAATATCTCGCCGCCGGCAAACTCCAGGGGATCTGTCTGGTCGAGAAGCGGCAGGGCAATTGTCAGGCGATCAACGCCGCGTTCGAGACGGCGCAGGCGCTGTTTCCCGCCGCGACCCGCTTCCTGATGATCGACGACGACGAGATCGCTTCGCTCGACTGGCTCGAGCTGATGGTCCGTACCGCGGAGGCGACCGGTGCCGACGTGGTCGGCGGACCGGTGCTGCCAGTGTTCGACGACGACAGCCAACCCTGGCTCGCGCATCATCCCGCGTTCTGTCCCGCTTACGATTACACCGGCGCGGTGCCGCAGATCTACGGCTGCGGCAATTGCCTGATCACGCGCGCCGCGTTCGAGCGGCTCGGCAGTCCGGCTTTCGATTTGCGCTTCAATCTCCTCGGTGGCGGCGATTGCGATTTCTTCTATCGCGGCCGCAATGCCGGCTTGACCTTCCACTGGACGGCGGAAGCCGTTATCACCGAGACGGTGCCGCAGAACCGCACCAGCCTCGGCTGGATCGCCAAACGGAGCCTCCGCATCGGGGTGATCAACTATCGTGCGCAGTCCAAAGCCGCGCAGGGCGCGGGCGCGCGGGCGCGGGTGTTTGCGCAGACCCTGGGACGGCTGCCGCTGTCGCTGGTACGCTCGGCTCGCCTGCTGACGTCATCGAAAGCGATCGTCGCGATGCACCCGATGCTGGTGGCCGTCGGCTCTGCACTCGCGGCATTCGGTTACGATCCGAAGCCCTATGAGGCCTCGAAGATCGTTTCCTGA
- a CDS encoding glycosyltransferase has protein sequence MHPPPRPRRRVRAIPPVVSVVIPTKNAAAYIGETIASALAQTDVCEVIVVDDGSTDDTVAIVQAVRDPRLCLIMNDARGVSAARNLGARGARGDWLMFLDADDRLRPNAVAILLVTAKAAPRAVVAYGDYNTIDSAGRPIGRRGLLKGRRKPSGNVLARLAGGNFIVNGGIMLVRADAFRTTGGFDVSLRYCEDWHCWCRLAALGEFAFVPKLLLDYRLHTANTMNAAMRTPQDFVPAVARVFSDELILSRLPANAASRLRQAAEIHLVTYSATQAVRFGRYRDALAYLGMIGRRSPRAIPRSAIKIVLAYFGI, from the coding sequence ATGCATCCGCCGCCGCGCCCGCGGCGGCGAGTGCGCGCGATCCCGCCTGTGGTGTCCGTCGTCATTCCCACGAAGAATGCCGCGGCCTATATCGGCGAAACCATCGCAAGCGCGCTGGCGCAAACCGATGTCTGCGAGGTGATCGTCGTCGATGACGGCTCGACCGATGACACCGTGGCGATCGTCCAGGCCGTCCGCGATCCACGGCTGTGCCTGATCATGAACGATGCCCGCGGCGTGTCGGCTGCGCGAAATCTCGGCGCACGAGGCGCGCGCGGGGACTGGTTGATGTTCCTCGATGCCGATGACCGGCTGCGACCCAATGCGGTTGCGATATTGCTGGTGACGGCGAAGGCCGCGCCGCGCGCGGTGGTGGCCTACGGCGACTACAACACGATCGACAGCGCGGGCCGCCCGATCGGCCGCCGCGGCCTCCTGAAGGGGCGCCGCAAGCCCTCTGGCAACGTGCTGGCGCGGCTCGCCGGCGGCAATTTCATTGTCAATGGCGGAATCATGCTCGTGCGCGCCGACGCCTTCCGAACGACCGGCGGCTTCGACGTCTCGCTGCGATATTGCGAGGACTGGCATTGCTGGTGCCGCCTCGCGGCGCTCGGTGAATTCGCGTTCGTGCCCAAGCTTCTGCTCGATTATCGGCTGCACACGGCCAACACCATGAACGCCGCCATGCGGACGCCGCAGGATTTCGTTCCGGCGGTCGCGCGCGTCTTCAGCGATGAGCTGATCCTGTCCAGGCTGCCCGCGAATGCCGCATCGCGGCTGCGGCAGGCGGCCGAGATTCATCTCGTGACCTATTCGGCGACACAGGCGGTCCGCTTCGGCCGGTATCGCGACGCCCTCGCCTATCTCGGCATGATCGGTCGGCGATCGCCGAGGGCGATACCACGATCCGCGATCAAGATCGTTCTGGCTTATTTCGGAATCTAG